One window from the genome of Garra rufa chromosome 1, GarRuf1.0, whole genome shotgun sequence encodes:
- the vasnb gene encoding vasorin b encodes MKLFLPLLLHLLFYQHLWSSALANTCPKDCACQAQDSIFCFSRKDTKMPSEVPTTTKNLYVFKNGIESLSQEDFLELENLEMLDLSQNKLTELPDHVFEPLSSLHNLDLSANQIVHISKDSFAGLEHLERLYLYSNLIESIHPAAFDGLQQLLELKLQGNKLTIMPVLKMPHLLLLDLRFNSIPSPGPNDLQTPKLESLKLGGLGLTSLNEELLVSFKNLHELDISNNQLTTFPGVLREANGLVTLSLAGNPMGQMKWEDLEKLSELQELDISNLSLQGLPETLSQLFPHLQRLTVAENPFNCLCNLAWFPTWLRSKQIQLGRTEETRCHFPPLNSGKVLERLSHREFGCPITTTVTTRTVKTTVAPQAPLTSLPSTTRAVLPAKPSDNPSTETENELPPPTPSTSIDPDLESPFCPPNICLNGGTCWLDNKGHLECICLPGISGRYCEKEADLPPHEYPTEDPTILDPEITATLVTSSSILLDLHRYIDMRPHIRGVKLTYKNLSGLDKRAKHLNVPATYPEYTFRGLQPNSTYSVCASPLGETGDVDRVCIETQTVSQQLTPTGARLEDRKLTTMLIPAVAILLLLVLVAVAVGVACYMHKKKSKGHLDLECDPSQLELEGLDNGALPQKQEIISCPSTTQNGSLDFEVPLMQDLCNANNNMNSLKPSYF; translated from the coding sequence ATGAAGCTCTTCCTCCCTCTACTGCTGCATCTCCTCTTCTATCAACACTTGTGGTCCTCGGCATTGGCCAACACCTGTCCGAAGGATTGCGCATGCCAAGCCCAAGACTCCATATTCTGCTTTAGCCGCAAAGACACTAAAATGCCCAGTGAAGTACCAACGACAACTAAGAATCTCTACGTGTTCAAGAATGGCATTGAGTCCCTTTCCCAAGAGGACTTTCTTGAGTTGGAAAACCTGGAGATGCTGGACCTAAGCCAGAACAAGTTGACCGAACTGCCAGATCATGTGTTTGAACCCTTGTCCTCTCTCCACAACCTGGACCTGTCAGCGAACCAGATCGTCCACATATCTAAGGACAGCTTTGCTGGACTGGAACATCTGGAGAGGCTGTATCTCTACAGCAACCTCATAGAGAGCATCCATCCTGCTGCTTTTGATGGCCTACAACAGCTGCTGGAGCTCAAGCTGCAAGGAAACAAACTGACCATAATGCCTGTCCTGAAAATGCCCCATCTGCTTCTGCTCGACCTTCGGTTTAACAGCATCCCATCGCCAGGGCCAAACGACCTCCAGACACCTAAGCTGGAGTCACTGAAACTGGGTGGGCTAGGGCTTACCAGCCTAAACGAGGAGCTCTTGGTAAGCTTCAAGAATCTCCATGAGCTCGACATCTCCAATAACCAATTAACAACTTTTCCAGGAGTACTGCGGGAGGCAAACGGCTTGGTCACTCTGAGCTTGGCTGGGAATCCCATGGGACAGATGAAATGGGAAGACTTAGAGAAACTCTCAGAGCTTCAGGAGCTTGATATCAGCAATCTAAGCTTGCAAGGGTTGCCGGAGACCTTGAGCCAGCTCTTTCCACACCTACAAAGACTGACCGTTGCAGAGAACCCTTTCAACTgtctttgcaatctggcctggtTTCCTACTTGGCTGCGAAGCAAGCAAATTCAGTTAGGTAGGACAGAAGAGACACGCTGCCACTTTCCTCCACTTAATTCCGGGAAGGTGCTGGAGCGACTCTCACACCGAGAATTTGGATGTCCGATTACCACAACTGTTACAACTCGGACTGTAAAGACCACTGTGGCACCACAAGCCCCACTCACCAGTTTACCAAGTACCACTCGTGCAGTCCTCCCCGCCAAACCTAGTGATAACCCCTCTACAGAAACCGAGAATGAGCTTCCACCTCCGACCCCAAGCACTAGTATCGACCCTGACCTAGAATCACCCTTCTGCCCGCCCAATATCTGCCTAAATGGAGGAACCTGTTGGCTGGACAACAAAGGACATTTGGAGTGCATTTGCCTACCGGGAATTTCAGGGAGATACTGTGAGAAAGAGGCAGACCTTCCACCTCATGAGTATCCTACAGAGGACCCTACTATCCTGGATCCTGAGATAACAGCAACACTCGTAACAAGCTCCTCAATACTCCTAGACCTTCACCGGTACATTGACATGCGCCCCCACATCCGTGGTGTAAAGTTAACTTACAAGAACCTTTCTGGACTGGATAAGCGTGCCAAGCACCTCAACGTGCCAGCAACTTACCCGGAATACACCTTTCGTGGACTACAGCCAAACTCCACATATTCTGTATGCGCCAGTCCCCTGGGTGAAACTGGGGATGTGGATAGAGTATGCATAGAAACCCAGACGGTCAGCCAGCAGCTAACTCCCACTGGAGCACGACTAGAGGACAGGAAGCTCACTACAATGCTCATCCCCGCAGTTGCCATCCTTCTTCTGCTAGTCCTAGTGGCCGTGGCTGTTGGGGTAGCTTGCTACATGCACAAAAAGAAATCAAAGGGACACCTGGACTTAGAATGTGATCCGTCGCAGCTGGAGCTGGAGGGTCTGGACAATGGGGCGCTACCCCAAAAGCAAGAGATTATCTCCTGTCCGTCAACAACACAGAACGGTAGCTTGGACTTCGAGGTGCCTCTCATGCAGGATCTTTGTAATGCGAACAACAACATGAACAGTTTGAAACCCTCGTATTTCTGA